A genomic region of Friedmanniella luteola contains the following coding sequences:
- a CDS encoding ABC transporter permease, whose protein sequence is MSQTVRTAPAGAPAEASNRVTLGLSNRLLARPEVGALVAAIVIFVFFLVVAPSFRSPSSLFTVLYASSVIGIVAVAVGLLMIGGEFDLSAGVITTTAGLFNAMFCFQLGINLWVGAILSLVFCLAIGFFNGYMVMRTGIPSFLITLGSFFVLQGANLGVTKLVTGSVSGPNPNQMDGYASLNFIFAHVFQIGPVALNITVIWWLIFAAAAAYVLQRTRIGNWIYAVGGNAASARAVGVPVTRVKIGLFMTVSFLGWFTGMHLLYNFNVLQAGLGVGNEFLYIIAAVVGGTLMTGGYGNTIGVAIGSFIFGMTSLGIVYAGWDPNWFRAFLGVMLLLAVLVNLYVKKLSTARKVG, encoded by the coding sequence ATGAGTCAAACTGTTAGAACCGCCCCGGCGGGTGCACCAGCAGAGGCGTCGAACCGCGTCACCCTGGGCCTGTCCAACCGGCTGCTCGCGCGCCCCGAGGTCGGGGCGCTGGTCGCAGCCATCGTCATCTTCGTCTTCTTCCTCGTTGTCGCGCCTTCGTTCCGGTCGCCGTCCTCGTTGTTCACCGTGCTGTACGCGTCCTCCGTCATCGGCATCGTCGCCGTTGCGGTCGGCCTGCTGATGATCGGTGGCGAGTTCGACCTGTCAGCCGGAGTCATCACGACGACCGCTGGCCTGTTCAACGCCATGTTCTGCTTCCAGCTCGGGATCAACCTGTGGGTCGGTGCGATCCTCAGCCTCGTCTTCTGCCTGGCCATCGGCTTCTTCAACGGGTACATGGTGATGCGAACCGGAATCCCGAGCTTCTTGATCACGCTCGGCAGTTTCTTCGTCCTGCAGGGCGCCAACCTCGGGGTCACGAAGCTTGTCACCGGCTCGGTGTCCGGCCCCAATCCCAACCAGATGGACGGCTACGCGTCGCTGAACTTCATCTTCGCCCACGTCTTCCAGATCGGCCCGGTGGCGCTGAACATCACCGTGATCTGGTGGCTCATCTTCGCGGCGGCGGCGGCCTACGTCCTGCAGCGCACCCGGATCGGCAACTGGATCTACGCGGTCGGCGGCAACGCAGCCAGCGCCCGGGCCGTCGGTGTCCCGGTGACCCGAGTCAAGATCGGCCTGTTCATGACCGTGTCCTTCCTGGGCTGGTTCACCGGCATGCACCTGCTGTACAACTTCAACGTCCTGCAGGCGGGGCTTGGCGTGGGCAACGAGTTCCTCTACATCATCGCCGCAGTGGTGGGCGGGACGCTGATGACCGGTGGCTACGGCAACACCATCGGTGTCGCGATCGGCTCCTTCATCTTCGGCATGACGAGTCTCGGAATCGTCTATGCCGGCTGGGATCCCAACTGGTTCCGCGCCTTCCTCGGCGTCATGCTGCTGCTAGCCGTTCTGGTCA